The following are encoded in a window of Alosa sapidissima isolate fAloSap1 chromosome 12, fAloSap1.pri, whole genome shotgun sequence genomic DNA:
- the ociad2 gene encoding OCIA domain-containing protein 2, with protein sequence MTTETPEGSGAAQTAAPARDRKCGMGDRHIHRDDVRQIWRECQSESFWYRALPLSVTSMAVTGALIYQGIWKASKRFGPFPKLALAGVLGFAVGKASYARTCRKKFERLGPYTGPPGVGPWSRRPDFAPGHRHCHHMCEECKRQEAQPTATAQAQPTQS encoded by the exons ATGACTACTGAGACGCCTGAAGGCTCCGGCGCAGCTCAAACAGCTGCACCAGCAAGGGACCGCAAG TGCGGCATGGGAGACCGCCACATTCACAGAGACGATGTGAGGCAGATATGGAGGGAGTGTCAGTCAGAGAGCTTCTGGTATAGAG ccctccctctctcagtgaCTAGCATGGCTGTGACAGGGGCCCTCATCTACCAAG GGATTTGGAAGGCATCAAAACGATTCGGACCATTCCCCAAGCTAGCAT TGGCAGGTGTCCTTGGTTTCGCTGTGGGTAAGGCCTCCTATGCCAGAACGTGCCGAAAGAAGTTTGAGAGACTTGGTCCCTACACTGGTCCCCCTGGGGTTGGACCTTGGTCACGGAGACCAGACTTTGCGCCAGGCCACAG ACACTGCCACCACATGTGTGAAGAATGCAAAAGGCAAGAAGCACAACCAACAGCAACAGCACAAGCCCAGCCAACACAGAGCTA G
- the ociad1 gene encoding OCIA domain-containing protein 1, which yields MSQTTSGFPGPQQHGGAQGALGAGYIPTEDEKRVFRECNQESFWYRSLPFSAVAIAVTQVLVSRGVIAPSPRFGSFPKVAIAGMLAYMTGKMSYMKVCQEKFKNLENSPLGAALRQGHLRHLSPGLNQSEMSDPNQTAPDDAVFESTHQPVISHSYSSDYSSSSQSSYEPAPFSSSFSESAPSGVREDDIPQAASYLDDDLPKKKPVLYEDLRNKNRENYEVTLTQKTETLVKPQAEVATAPKKEGKKNKYGDTWEE from the exons ATGTCACAGACAACGTCAGGATTTCCAGGTCCCCAGCAACACGGGGGTGCacag GGTGCACTTGGTGCAGGATATATCCCTACTGAAGATGAAAAGAGAGTCTTCAGGGAGTGTAACCAGGAGAGCTTCTGGTACAGAT CATTGCCATTCTCTGCTGTCGCCATTGCTGTCACTCAGGTGCTTGTGTCTAGAG GAGTCATTGCACCATCTCCACGATTTGGCTCTTTCCCTAAAGTGGCCA TTGCAGGAATGTTGGCATATATGACGGGCAAGATGTCCTATATGAAGGTCTGTCAAGAGAAGTTCAAAAATCTTGAAAATTCCCCATTGGGTGCAGCTCTCCGTCAGGGACATCTGCGCCATCTTTCCCCAGG GTTGAACCAGTCAGAGATGTCGGATCCCAACCAGACAGCTCCTGATGATGCTGTGTTTGAGTCCACCCACCAGCCAGTGATTAGCCACAGCTACTCAAGTGACTACAGCAGCTCCTCCCAATCCTCATATGAGCCTGCCCCTTTTAGTTCCAGCTTCAGTGAGTCAGCCCCCTCAGGTGTGAGGGAGGATGATATACCACAAG CTGCGTCTTACCTGGACGACGACCTGCCCAAGAAGAAGCCGGTGCTCTATGAGGACCTCCGCAACAAAAACCGCGAGAACTACGAGGTTACTCTGACGCAGAAGACAGAGACCCTGGTCAAACCCCAAGCCGAGGTCGCCACAGCACCAAAGAAAGAGG GGAAAAAGAACAAGTATGGAGATACTTGGGAGGAGTGA